Proteins found in one candidate division TA06 bacterium genomic segment:
- a CDS encoding DUF3467 domain-containing protein, whose protein sequence is MENNPHPQQVNIEINEKEAEGIYSNLAFISHSPSEFVLDFARLLPGIPKAKVYARIVTTPQHVKSFMGALEENIKKYEAQFGAIKTFASEGKEIGFKVGDKS, encoded by the coding sequence ATGGAAAACAACCCCCATCCCCAGCAGGTGAACATAGAGATAAACGAAAAAGAGGCCGAGGGCATCTACTCCAACCTGGCTTTCATCTCCCACTCCCCATCGGAATTCGTGCTGGATTTCGCCCGGCTGCTGCCCGGGATCCCCAAGGCCAAGGTCTATGCCAGGATCGTGACCACGCCCCAGCATGTAAAATCATTCATGGGAGCGCTTGAGGAGAACATCAAGAAATACGAGGCCCAGTTCGGGGCCATCAAGACCTTTGCCTCCGAAGGCAAGGAGATCGGCTTCAAGGTCGGGGACAAATCGTAA
- a CDS encoding redoxin domain-containing protein, which translates to MKKVPFLLKLMMALSLAAVIGSSMIWFDRQSKLIKMSEQLEAEGDPGKRIELAKGFLKNTTWLDKNVQKGLYVIIAQNHSQLGQGPEMAEGFKSAIALDPKDHNLLNNLAYELARNKTDLDSAETYSKRSIDLAKEEFKTKPWDITQERWDRTKSQTIGNYLDTYGWVYYQQGNYFKALEQLQEAFKYISEPTIEYHLGLAYYQTRQLDSAITHLADALAGQVEDPQKAKTDFETVYLARYKSKKGMEDILTKARDKKTAEEIKADSTSAASVVGRPAPEFSLPDLDGAMHKLSDHRGQVVVLDFWATWCQPCKLSLPLVDKAFLASQGKGVLFFAVNLEGIDKKDIVSSFWSQKGYGFPVLMGGMMGNGIDKVYQITGIPTTFVVDKAGIIRYRHIGYRDNLDQLLLKEIEELLKQ; encoded by the coding sequence ATGAAGAAAGTTCCTTTCCTGTTGAAATTGATGATGGCCCTGAGCCTGGCGGCCGTCATCGGCTCTTCGATGATCTGGTTTGACCGCCAGAGCAAGCTGATCAAGATGTCCGAGCAGCTGGAGGCCGAAGGCGATCCGGGCAAAAGGATAGAACTGGCCAAAGGGTTCCTGAAAAACACAACCTGGCTGGACAAGAACGTCCAAAAAGGGCTGTACGTCATCATCGCCCAGAACCATTCCCAGCTGGGCCAGGGGCCGGAGATGGCTGAAGGCTTCAAGTCAGCGATAGCGCTCGATCCCAAAGACCACAATCTGCTGAACAACCTGGCCTACGAGTTGGCCAGGAACAAGACAGACTTGGATTCGGCCGAAACCTATTCCAAAAGGTCTATCGATCTGGCCAAGGAAGAGTTCAAAACCAAACCCTGGGACATCACCCAGGAACGCTGGGACAGAACCAAGTCCCAGACCATCGGCAATTATCTGGACACCTACGGCTGGGTGTATTACCAGCAGGGAAATTATTTCAAGGCCTTGGAGCAATTGCAGGAAGCCTTCAAATACATCTCTGAACCAACCATTGAATATCATCTGGGCCTGGCTTATTATCAGACCAGACAGCTTGATTCGGCAATCACCCATCTGGCCGATGCCTTGGCCGGACAGGTGGAGGATCCCCAAAAGGCCAAAACTGATTTTGAAACGGTTTATCTGGCCCGTTATAAGAGCAAAAAGGGCATGGAAGATATTTTGACCAAGGCCCGGGATAAAAAAACAGCGGAGGAGATCAAGGCCGATTCAACCTCGGCCGCATCTGTGGTCGGCCGGCCGGCTCCGGAGTTCAGCCTGCCTGACCTGGATGGCGCAATGCACAAGCTTTCGGACCACCGGGGCCAGGTGGTGGTGCTTGATTTTTGGGCCACCTGGTGCCAGCCCTGCAAGCTGAGCCTGCCCCTGGTGGACAAGGCCTTTCTGGCCAGCCAGGGCAAAGGGGTCCTGTTCTTTGCCGTGAATTTAGAAGGAATTGACAAGAAGGACATAGTAAGCTCATTCTGGAGCCAAAAAGGCTATGGTTTCCCGGTCCTGATGGGAGGGATGATGGGCAACGGCATTGACAAGGTCTACCAGATAACCGGGATCCCCACAACTTTTGTGGTCGACAAGGCCGGCATCATCCGGTATCGCCATATCGGCTACCGGGATAATCTGGACCAGCTTTTGCTCAAAGAAATTGAGGAATTACTGAAACAGTAA